In the genome of Dermacentor andersoni chromosome 3, qqDerAnde1_hic_scaffold, whole genome shotgun sequence, one region contains:
- the LOC126524094 gene encoding uncharacterized protein — protein sequence MNNFTKPTQSTVVVLSAIVACAYAGGLLGGYGLGGLGYGGYGLGYGDYGLGYGGGYGGGYGGGYGGGYGGGYGGGGGGYGVGGVGIGSSVALLSGGPPFAKAVAGPAFVIRTVHHVNKVNGGGAVLAHSGLGGGYGGGYGYGRGYGYGGGYGYGGGYGGYGYKG from the coding sequence ATGAATAATTTCACTAAACCTACGCAGAGCACTGTCGTCGTCCTATCAGCCATCGTAGCCTGTGCCTATGCCGGGGGACTCCTAGGTGGCTACGGCCTCGGTGGTCTCGGATACGGAGGATATGGACTTGGTTACGGTGACTACGGCCTCGGATACGGCGGAGGCTACGGCGGCGGCTACGGCGGAGGCTACGGCGGAGGCTACGGCGGAGGCTATGGCGGAGGCGGTGGAGGCTACGGGGTTGGTGGCGTAGGCATCGGCAGCAGTGTCGCTCTTCTTAGTGGTGGTCCTCCCTTCGCCAAAGCCGTGGCCGGACCAGCCTTTGTGATAAGGACGGTTCATCACGTGAACAAAGTCAACGGCGGAGGAGCCGTTCTCGCTCACTCTGGCCTCGGTGGCGGTTATGGAGGCGGCTATGGATATGGCCGTGGCTACGGATACGGAGGCGGCTACGGTTATGGTGGTGGCTACGGTGGCTATGGTTACAAGGGCTGA